One Bacillota bacterium genomic region harbors:
- a CDS encoding sugar ABC transporter permease → MGSMRPRRGQGLQAAAYLTPLLVGTVIFVVLPAAYNIYISFTNFGLFHFQKFEWVGLRNYLEIFAESPAFVPVLGWTVTWTVLTSFLNIAGGLLLALLLNHPGLRERNLYRTLLIVPWALPGIISIQMWAALLGGNGPVNLALGALGMTPVRWLGDPFWAKVSLLAVNLWLSYPFFMVVFLAALQSIPRELYEAATMDGATGWASFRYITLPLLGIATVPLVVTQIAFQFNNFNVIYLLTGGNPLAFPGADYGATDTLVTYGYKLITSVQRYGLAAAYGVVIFLIIGPITYINSRLTRAFEEVR, encoded by the coding sequence ATGGGTTCCATGCGGCCGCGCCGCGGGCAGGGCCTGCAAGCCGCTGCCTACCTGACACCGCTTCTTGTTGGTACTGTCATCTTCGTCGTGCTGCCCGCCGCCTACAACATCTATATCTCATTCACTAATTTCGGGCTGTTCCACTTTCAAAAGTTCGAGTGGGTGGGGCTGCGCAACTACCTGGAGATTTTCGCGGAAAGCCCTGCGTTCGTGCCCGTGCTGGGCTGGACGGTCACATGGACGGTCCTAACGAGCTTCCTCAACATCGCGGGGGGCCTACTGCTGGCGCTCTTGCTCAACCACCCGGGGCTGCGGGAGCGAAACCTGTACCGGACGCTGCTCATCGTACCGTGGGCGCTGCCGGGCATCATCAGCATCCAGATGTGGGCTGCCCTGCTGGGCGGCAATGGTCCGGTCAACCTGGCTTTGGGTGCCCTGGGGATGACACCGGTGCGCTGGCTTGGTGACCCGTTCTGGGCGAAAGTGTCACTGCTTGCCGTCAACCTGTGGCTTTCGTATCCATTTTTCATGGTGGTCTTCCTGGCGGCGCTGCAGAGCATCCCTCGGGAGCTGTACGAAGCCGCCACGATGGATGGGGCCACCGGATGGGCCAGCTTCCGCTACATCACGCTGCCACTCCTGGGCATTGCCACGGTTCCGCTGGTCGTCACGCAGATAGCGTTTCAGTTCAATAACTTCAACGTCATTTACCTGTTGACGGGCGGCAACCCGCTGGCGTTCCCCGGCGCGGATTATGGAGCCACCGACACCCTGGTCACGTACGGCTACAAGCTGATCACGTCGGTGCAGCGCTACGGGCTGGCGGCGGCTTACGGCGTGGTCATCTTCCTTATCATCGGCCCCATCACGTACATCAACAGCCGTCTGACGCGGGCGTTCGAGGAGGTACGCTGA
- a CDS encoding sugar ABC transporter permease has product MATLPSVRYQVTSKGQAVSAWPTRRDGTWRVWPVRVAAVAVTVLSLLPTLYVLAVSFKAGEAFYTSSLIPRQFTLDNYSRLLTTTGFKRWAVNSLILGGVGGAASTLIAALAGYAFSRLRFPGRRYGILTLLLVQMLPTSVSIVAIYRILLTVGLLNTLQGLLLLYGLGGSAFAVWLLKNYIDSIPRELDESAYVDGATPWQAFWRITFPLVQPMLAAQFIFSFIGIFNDYMAPSLYLTSPELYPLGVGIKIYVAGQYQANWTAFAAASVLSSLPILAIFFLAQRLLVEGLTRGALKG; this is encoded by the coding sequence GTGGCCACCCTTCCGTCGGTACGGTATCAGGTCACCAGCAAGGGCCAGGCCGTGTCGGCGTGGCCAACCCGGCGCGATGGGACGTGGCGTGTCTGGCCTGTTCGCGTCGCGGCCGTAGCCGTGACGGTGTTGAGTCTGCTCCCCACCCTCTACGTGCTGGCAGTCTCGTTCAAGGCCGGCGAGGCGTTTTACACGAGCAGCCTCATTCCGAGGCAGTTCACGCTGGACAACTACTCCAGGCTGCTCACGACGACCGGCTTCAAGCGGTGGGCGGTCAACAGCCTCATTCTCGGGGGCGTGGGGGGCGCGGCCTCGACGCTCATCGCCGCGCTCGCCGGGTACGCCTTCTCACGGCTTCGCTTCCCGGGAAGGCGCTACGGGATCCTGACGCTGCTCCTGGTGCAGATGCTGCCGACGTCGGTCTCGATCGTCGCCATCTACCGGATCCTCCTCACCGTGGGGCTGCTGAACACGCTGCAGGGGTTACTGCTACTGTACGGACTGGGCGGGAGCGCTTTTGCCGTGTGGCTGTTGAAGAACTATATCGACAGCATCCCGAGGGAGCTCGACGAATCGGCTTACGTGGACGGGGCGACACCGTGGCAGGCGTTCTGGCGCATCACGTTTCCGCTCGTCCAGCCGATGCTGGCGGCGCAGTTCATCTTTTCGTTCATCGGGATCTTCAACGACTACATGGCGCCGAGCCTGTACTTGACGAGCCCCGAGCTTTACCCGTTGGGCGTGGGAATCAAGATTTACGTGGCAGGGCAGTACCAGGCCAACTGGACCGCATTTGCCGCGGCGTCGGTGCTCAGCTCCCTGCCTATCCTGGCCATCTTCTTCCTGGCGCAGCGGCTGCTGGTGGAGGGCCTGACGAGGGGTGCATTGAAGGGCTGA